The DNA segment TGGTGACCCTAAACATGATCAAGGACTTAAAAATAGAAGACAAACACATAAGTTTTACCTTAGAACTGACCACTCCGGCCTGTCCGATGAAGGATATGCTTAAAAATGCCTGTTTAAATGCCATTAAGCATTTTGTGAGCAGAGAGGCAGAAATAGAGATCAACATTACCTCGAGGGTAACCAGACCTATGGATACCACGCAGCTTAAGGCCATCCGGAATATTATCCTGGTCTCTTCAGGCAAAGGGGGGGTAGGAAAATCAACTGTAGCCAGTAATCTGGCCATTGCACTGGGGGCCGATGGGGCAAAAGTAGGGCTGATAGACGCGGATATTTATGGGCCTTCGGTACCAACTATGTTTGGCCTGGTTGGGGCAAAACCAGGTGCAAGAGAAACAGCAGAGGGTAAAACGCTGATTATACCTATCGAAAAATATGGCATAAAACTATTGTCTTTAGGCTTTTTTGCCGATCCTGACCAGCCTGTGCCCTGGCGCGGACCAATGGCTTCCAATGCGGTAAAGCAGCTGTTTAATGATGCCGACTGGGGCGAGCTGGACTACCTGATTGTAGACCTGCCACCGGGGACGGGCGATATCCACATTACGATTACCCAAAGTTTTCCTATTGCCGGGGCTGTAATTGTGACCACACCCCAGCAGGTAGCGCTTGCCGATACACGAAAAGGGCTTGCCATGTTTAAAATGCCATCCATTAACATCCCTGTATTGGGTGTAGTGGAAAATATGGCTTATTTTACACCGGCCGAGCTGCCCGAAAACAAATATTATATTTTTGGAAAAGATGGCGGAAAAGAACTCGCAAAATCATTTGGTGTGCCTTTCCTGGGCGAAATCCCGATTGTACAAAGCATTACTGAAGGGGGCGATAGCGGCGTTCCGGTAGCTATGGATACACACAACAGTGTGGCCCGGTCTTTTGCAGAAATTGCAGGTAAAGTAGCCCAGCAAATTGCTATAAATAATGCCCAAAGTGCAGGTAATGTTTCCCCTGTCGTAGAAATTGATACGAATTGAGGAAAAAAATTACTATTTTTATATTTTAATAATTTACCAAAATGAATTTAACAGAACAAGTAGAGCAGGCACTGGAAACCATCAGACCTTATTTAATAGCTGATGGAGGAGACGTAGCCATAGAAGAGATTACGCCGGAAAATGTAGTTAGATTGAAATTATTAGGTAACTGCGGATCCTGCAAAATGAGTTTTATGACCATGAAAGCAGGGATTGAACAGGCCATCATGAAGTCTGTTCCACAAATTACTGCTGTTGAAGCCGTTAACCTTGCCGAACCGGTATAAAATGATTTAACACAATTTAACTAGCCGTTTTAATCTTAACCGCTATTTTTGCAATATGAAGTATGCGCTGACCATTTTATTGTTTCTTTTCGTTTCTCCGTTATTTGCGCAGCAAAATACGACGGAGCGGCCATTGATCCAATTTACAGGTATCATTACCGATGTGGATAGCAATACAGTGGTCCCTTACGTTACGGTTACAAATTTAACCAATAAGGGGCAGCGCTACGCTGCCAATTATAAAGGGTATTTTTCTTTTATAGCCCATCCGGGCGATACCCTACTGTATACTGCAATTGGGTACAAGGACCTGCTGTTGGCCATCCCTTCGCAGATCAATGACAGTAAGTATACGGCAATGGTCAAAATGAAAGCCGAGATTGTAAACCTGCCTACCGTGCGTGTTTATCCCTGGGCTACTGTTGAAGAGTTTACCCGTGACTTCATGTCGATGAAGATTGCAGATGATGACTATGTCATTGCCGCCAGAAATCTTTCGCAGGAAAGTCTTAGCGGATTGATCCAAACCCTCCCAAGGGATGGTGGTGAGATCCAGAGCATCAACAACCGGCTTAACCACGACCGGGCATTAAATAAGAATATGGTTCAGACCAACCCACTTTTAAATCCTTTTGCCTGGGGCAAACTCATGCAGTCCATCTTTAAAGGAGATAAAGCCCGGAGTGAGAGCAACTAGCGTTTTTTGCTTTGTTTCGGAAAGCGCATCTTATAATCGGCCTTTACATTTCCTTTAGAAATGGCATCCAGCTTGCTTTTAAGCATTGTTTTACGCAGCAGGCTTAAAGTATCTGTAAACAGCTTGCCCTCTATGTGGTCATATTCATGCTGTATTACCCTTGCCGGCATTCCGCTTACTTCTTCTTCATGCAGCTCCCAGTGCTCATCGTAATATTTAATACGGATATTGGGCTTGCGCATAACGTCTTCCCTGATGTCGGGAATACTCAGGCAACCTTCATTAAATGCCCATGGCTCACCTGTTTCTTCCAGAATTTCGGCATTGATGAATACTTTTTTAAACTTGTTCTTATCCCCCTCATCGGCCCCTGTATCTACAATGAACAGGCGTATAGGCAGGCCCACCTGCGGTGCCGCCAACCCAACGCCGTGCGCGTTATACATGGTTTCAAACATGTTGCTGATCAGTTGTTTCAGATCCGGGTAAGTTTGTTCAATGGGTGTACATACTTTTTTTAAAACCGGGTCACCGTAGGCTATAATGGGTAGTTTCATGCGGCAAAAATACGAATATTACGCTAAAGGATAAAAAGTTAGGGAAGTAAGATTACTTTCGTCCAATATTTCATGCGTAATATTAGCCATATCAGTAGTGCTAACCGCCTGTATTTTCCTGAAAACGGTTTGCAGATCGTCAATTTTATCATAGTCGATCAGGCTTTTTGCCATAGATATGATCAGGCCGATCCGGTTTTCCTCGCCAAGGGCAATTTGTCCGATGAACTTGTTTTTAGCTTTTTGAAGCTGTACTTCAGTAAGGGGTTTGTCTTTAAGCTTTTTAAACTCTTTAAAAATGAGCGCCCAGGCCTTGTTTACCTTTTCTTTATCTGTTCCGAAATACAGGGTAAAAATACCGGTGTCACTTAAAGGGCTGTAGCCCGTTTCAATGGTATAGGCAATGCCGTATTTTTCCCTGATCTGAAGATTCAGAACAGAACTCATTCCGGTGCCTCCTAACAGGTTATTTAACAATAAAAGACCTGTTTTGTAAGGGTGTTGCAGGGAATAGGCCTGCGCACCCAGCATGGCATGCGCCTGCTGAATGGGCTTTTGAAATGTTTGGGTAATAGGCTCTACTTTGAGCGGTGCAATCCTTGTTGCGGTATGCAGGTTGGCAGGAATGTCTGAATAATGCTTAGAGCCAATTTTTACCACCTTGTTTAGAGAATAATTTCCCAATACGGCAACCACTATTTTGTCGGTATGGTAATTGGTTGCAATGAATTGCAGAATGTCCTTTTTATTCAACTTGCCCACGCTTTCGGTAGTACCCAGAATGTTCCTTCCTAAGGGGTGCCCGGCAAATACAAGGTCTTCAAAATCGTCGTATATGGCCTCTTCTGGCTGGTCAAGGTAAGAGGCAATCTCATCCAGCACTACACTTTTCTCTTTCTCTATTTCCTCTTCGGGGAAAGTAGAGTGGAATACGATATCGTTAAACAGGTCCAGCGTCCGGTCTAAATAGGGATTCAGAAAAGAAGCGTGGATACAGGTATACTCTTTGGTGGTATACGCATTCAAATCGGCACCCACACTTTCCAGCCTGTTCAGGATCTGGTTGGTATTGCGCTTCTCCGTACGTTTGAAAATCAGGTGCTCGATGAAGTGGGCCAGTCCGGATTTGCTTTCTTGTTCATCCCTGGAGCCACTGTTAACAATAATACAGGCATGAGATATGGCAGATGCGGCCGGCACATGGAGCAGACGGATGCCGTTGGGTAAAGTATGAACGTTGTATTTCATTAAGGGGCAAAGGTACGGAGAAATATATCATGGCATTATAATTTTATTGTACTGTCAATTTGACAACAAAACCAATTTGGAATGCCCCTTGATATGTAGCTGATGTACTTAAAAATGAGTTAACATATGAGCATAGAAGAAAAAGGAACGATATCCATTCACACGGAGAACATTTTCCCAATCATCAAGAAATTCCTGTATTCAGACAACGAGATCTTTTTAAGAGAGCTGGTTTCCAATGCCGTTGATGCGGTACAAAAAATTAAACGCCTGGCAGCACTGGGCCAATACAACGGTGAACTGGGCAACCCACTGGTTGAAGTTGCGGTGGATGAAGAAAAAAAGACCATTACCATTACCGATAATGGCTTGGGTATGACCGCCGAAGAGATTAAAAAATACATCAACCAGGTGGCATTTTCCGGCGCCAGCGAGTTTGTAGAGAAGTTTAAAGATGCCAAAGATGCCAACGAGATCATCGGTAAATTTGGCTTGGGCTTCTATTCGGCCTTTATGGTTGCAGATCTCGTAGAGATCCAGACACTTTCTTATCAGGAGGGTGCCGAACCTGCCCGTTGGGTATGTGATGGCAGTACTGAGTTCGAAATTACGGCAGGTAACAGGACCAGCAGAGGTACCGAGATCATTTTACACATCAATGCAGAATCGGAAGAGTTTTTAAGCAAACACAAGCTGGAAGAGATCCTGGATAAATATGGCAAGTTTTTGCCTGTACCCATTAAGTTTGGTACCAAAACCATACAGGAACCGGATGGGGAGGATGAAGAAGGAAAACCGAAAACCAAAAGCGTTGAGACAGACAACATCATCAATACCACCAACCCGATCTGGACCAAGGCACCTGCAGATTTGTCAGACGAAGATTACCTTGACTTTTATAAGCAATTGTATCCTTTTTCGGAAGATCCGCTTTTTTGGATCCACCTGAATGTAGATTATCCTTTTAACTTAACAGGTGTATTGTACTTCCCGAAAGTGAAGAATGATTTTGATATGCAGCGC comes from the Pedobacter heparinus DSM 2366 genome and includes:
- a CDS encoding Mrp/NBP35 family ATP-binding protein, translating into MISQEQVLAALRNVEDPDLKKDLVTLNMIKDLKIEDKHISFTLELTTPACPMKDMLKNACLNAIKHFVSREAEIEINITSRVTRPMDTTQLKAIRNIILVSSGKGGVGKSTVASNLAIALGADGAKVGLIDADIYGPSVPTMFGLVGAKPGARETAEGKTLIIPIEKYGIKLLSLGFFADPDQPVPWRGPMASNAVKQLFNDADWGELDYLIVDLPPGTGDIHITITQSFPIAGAVIVTTPQQVALADTRKGLAMFKMPSINIPVLGVVENMAYFTPAELPENKYYIFGKDGGKELAKSFGVPFLGEIPIVQSITEGGDSGVPVAMDTHNSVARSFAEIAGKVAQQIAINNAQSAGNVSPVVEIDTN
- the def gene encoding peptide deformylase, producing MKLPIIAYGDPVLKKVCTPIEQTYPDLKQLISNMFETMYNAHGVGLAAPQVGLPIRLFIVDTGADEGDKNKFKKVFINAEILEETGEPWAFNEGCLSIPDIREDVMRKPNIRIKYYDEHWELHEEEVSGMPARVIQHEYDHIEGKLFTDTLSLLRKTMLKSKLDAISKGNVKADYKMRFPKQSKKR
- a CDS encoding M16 family metallopeptidase; amino-acid sequence: MKYNVHTLPNGIRLLHVPAASAISHACIIVNSGSRDEQESKSGLAHFIEHLIFKRTEKRNTNQILNRLESVGADLNAYTTKEYTCIHASFLNPYLDRTLDLFNDIVFHSTFPEEEIEKEKSVVLDEIASYLDQPEEAIYDDFEDLVFAGHPLGRNILGTTESVGKLNKKDILQFIATNYHTDKIVVAVLGNYSLNKVVKIGSKHYSDIPANLHTATRIAPLKVEPITQTFQKPIQQAHAMLGAQAYSLQHPYKTGLLLLNNLLGGTGMSSVLNLQIREKYGIAYTIETGYSPLSDTGIFTLYFGTDKEKVNKAWALIFKEFKKLKDKPLTEVQLQKAKNKFIGQIALGEENRIGLIISMAKSLIDYDKIDDLQTVFRKIQAVSTTDMANITHEILDESNLTSLTFYPLA
- a CDS encoding NifU family protein gives rise to the protein MNLTEQVEQALETIRPYLIADGGDVAIEEITPENVVRLKLLGNCGSCKMSFMTMKAGIEQAIMKSVPQITAVEAVNLAEPV